The following proteins are encoded in a genomic region of Amycolatopsis sulphurea:
- a CDS encoding PE domain-containing protein, with translation MTDDAVERVRHLPADMQGPLAPGYKYVRDKTPEQAAKEAADAQAQANEGMSSGGGGYRLTPELLKEIVTEIDDILDWIKTDVRPQARQLTSFKPMGDEVASIAYVQDANAAGQSYSNYLNSVVAELMRQRDAFQQALDTYQKQEAQAADHLKGFRPQDD, from the coding sequence ATGACTGATGACGCCGTCGAGCGCGTCCGGCACCTACCCGCAGACATGCAAGGCCCACTGGCACCGGGGTACAAGTACGTCCGGGACAAAACACCGGAGCAGGCCGCGAAGGAAGCCGCCGACGCTCAGGCGCAGGCCAACGAGGGCATGTCCAGCGGAGGCGGCGGATACCGGCTGACTCCGGAACTGCTCAAGGAGATCGTCACCGAGATCGACGACATCCTCGACTGGATCAAGACCGACGTCAGACCACAGGCGCGGCAACTCACCTCCTTCAAGCCGATGGGTGATGAAGTCGCCAGCATCGCCTACGTGCAAGACGCCAACGCCGCCGGCCAGTCCTACAGCAACTATCTCAACTCAGTCGTTGCAGAGTTGATGCGCCAGAGGGATGCCTTTCAGCAGGCCCTGGATACTTACCAGAAGCAAGAAGCCCAGGCCGCCGACCATCTGAAAGGCTTCCGTCCCCAAGATGACTAG
- a CDS encoding DUF3558 domain-containing protein has product MTSRYPVTVSLAAAAVVLAGCAGESGIAAPASPAPPTSTGLRFGAPAVPAPLNPASIEKAPCDAMTADQVASLGAPLKTARSKPADPTGPACSWIFDYEDVISAVTGAVFTADPTHGGISGLYGQKQFNGLTRFEPFSANGYPGVIYDAATNSPPGSCGLAVGLRDDLTYTISVDIDGLKHPFAEGCELGKKVAGYVIQYLQKGGR; this is encoded by the coding sequence ATGACTAGCCGTTACCCCGTCACCGTCAGCCTCGCTGCAGCCGCTGTTGTCCTTGCCGGGTGTGCGGGCGAGTCCGGGATCGCTGCCCCAGCGTCTCCTGCACCGCCGACTTCCACCGGGCTTCGTTTCGGCGCACCGGCCGTACCCGCCCCGTTGAACCCGGCGTCAATCGAGAAGGCACCGTGCGACGCGATGACCGCAGACCAGGTCGCCAGCCTGGGCGCACCACTCAAGACCGCAAGGTCAAAGCCCGCGGACCCGACCGGACCCGCCTGCAGCTGGATCTTCGACTACGAAGACGTCATCTCGGCAGTAACCGGTGCAGTATTCACCGCGGACCCCACCCACGGCGGAATCAGCGGACTCTACGGCCAGAAACAGTTCAACGGGCTTACCCGGTTCGAGCCGTTCTCCGCCAACGGCTACCCAGGCGTGATCTACGATGCGGCAACCAACTCCCCGCCGGGTAGCTGCGGGCTGGCAGTTGGTCTCCGCGACGATCTCACCTACACCATCAGCGTAGATATCGACGGTCTCAAACACCCTTTCGCCGAAGGCTGCGAACTGGGCAAAAAGGTCGCCGGATACGTCATCCAGTATCTCCAGAAGGGAGGCCGCTGA
- a CDS encoding WXG100 family type VII secretion target: protein MPDGYTGADVYARMHRYGGNTASLDAGQQAADALKAAHETLMTRIARLQGKMDASWEGDAAGKAQAGLTPLLETSQQASEDLGRSAQSLTAQNGGFHGTLNKLAPMDTNRPDTNDLASYNPFGASDSEKAAARWDDADRNNKEAYGAYVATTDGNRNSSAKDYPVLNAAPAGLSVNLTPSGKGTPGGIDGTGGSGGHGVGRHGGWYSPSTGSTGNTGQVGSSASPPVIDSSHAPGSENSPAQHATAPDSTTVAGYTPKAPVSNAPGFGTGLLPTFGPNSSGTDSVVGGGFGGPGGSFGTPGSGFGAPGSGGESSLGGRTGAGGSSGARSGAGGGRQLGAGKGTGTGTPAGGQSAARAGGAAGGPGAKGSPGMGGMGAGAGKGKGTEDEEHQRKVTYLDEDVDELFGGYPDGMRPTPPTIGA from the coding sequence ATGCCTGACGGCTACACCGGTGCGGATGTCTACGCCCGGATGCATCGTTACGGTGGTAACACCGCTTCCCTCGACGCCGGGCAGCAGGCGGCCGACGCACTCAAAGCGGCCCACGAAACCCTGATGACCAGGATCGCCCGCCTGCAAGGCAAGATGGACGCGTCCTGGGAAGGTGACGCTGCGGGCAAAGCTCAGGCCGGGTTGACTCCGCTGCTGGAAACCTCTCAGCAGGCGTCCGAAGATCTCGGGCGCAGCGCCCAGTCGCTTACCGCGCAGAACGGCGGCTTCCACGGCACGCTGAACAAACTCGCGCCCATGGACACCAACCGTCCCGACACGAACGATCTGGCGAGCTACAACCCGTTCGGCGCGAGTGATTCGGAAAAAGCCGCAGCGCGGTGGGATGACGCGGACAGGAACAACAAGGAAGCCTACGGGGCTTACGTCGCCACCACCGATGGAAACCGCAATTCGTCGGCCAAGGACTATCCGGTCCTGAACGCCGCGCCGGCGGGGCTGTCCGTCAACCTCACCCCGAGTGGCAAAGGGACGCCGGGTGGTATCGACGGAACTGGCGGCAGCGGCGGGCACGGCGTGGGCCGCCACGGCGGCTGGTATTCGCCCAGCACGGGCAGCACCGGCAACACCGGCCAGGTCGGCAGTTCGGCGTCGCCGCCTGTCATCGACTCCTCTCACGCTCCCGGCAGTGAGAATTCTCCTGCGCAGCACGCCACGGCACCGGATTCCACAACGGTGGCCGGGTACACGCCCAAAGCTCCGGTCAGCAATGCGCCCGGGTTCGGCACCGGGTTGCTGCCGACGTTCGGTCCGAACAGCAGCGGCACGGATTCGGTGGTCGGCGGCGGCTTCGGCGGCCCAGGAGGCAGTTTCGGCACTCCGGGCAGTGGGTTCGGCGCGCCGGGCAGCGGCGGGGAAAGCAGTCTCGGCGGGCGGACCGGCGCCGGAGGCAGCTCTGGTGCGCGCAGCGGAGCCGGCGGCGGGCGGCAGCTCGGCGCCGGAAAGGGAACTGGTACGGGAACCCCGGCAGGCGGCCAGAGCGCCGCACGCGCTGGCGGCGCCGCCGGAGGGCCTGGCGCCAAGGGTTCGCCGGGCATGGGCGGCATGGGTGCCGGAGCGGGGAAGGGCAAGGGCACCGAGGACGAGGAGCACCAGCGGAAGGTGACTTACCTCGACGAGGATGTCGACGAGCTGTTCGGTGGCTATCCCGACGGTATGCGCCCGACCCCACCCACCATCGGAGCCTGA
- a CDS encoding ESX secretion-associated protein EspG: MLRSPLRFSRAGYQNLVRRLDRTDPHPTLIGGEKWYPEEEQVRQDSNADAELAATGWPARDFAEVIGLLQRPSVDRYCWARINGRDLTLQAASAGRDAVLAIAGQDTITLFPSSAEAVAWDLVAALPDTPPAANLHSLSCSEADYRAALSGNPPATRTNSARDARRAVEWMQAPRVHTGRLYVAIRRGTERIRNEHPPYWIDTEQGRFTATVTNGWLSIGRARIDDLTRMLHTIEAGLRA, encoded by the coding sequence TTGCTTCGCTCTCCCCTGCGGTTTTCCCGCGCCGGTTACCAGAATCTGGTCCGCCGTCTCGACCGCACAGACCCGCACCCGACCCTGATCGGCGGGGAAAAGTGGTACCCGGAGGAAGAACAGGTCCGGCAGGACTCGAACGCGGACGCCGAACTGGCCGCCACGGGCTGGCCGGCCCGCGACTTCGCCGAGGTCATCGGTCTCCTGCAACGGCCTTCCGTTGACCGCTATTGCTGGGCCCGGATCAACGGCCGCGACCTGACTTTGCAGGCCGCGTCGGCCGGGCGCGACGCGGTCCTCGCCATCGCCGGCCAGGACACGATCACCCTTTTCCCCAGCTCCGCGGAAGCCGTTGCCTGGGATCTGGTGGCCGCGCTACCGGACACCCCGCCGGCCGCGAACCTGCATTCGCTGTCCTGCTCGGAAGCCGACTACCGCGCGGCGCTCTCCGGCAATCCGCCGGCCACCCGCACGAACAGCGCCCGCGACGCACGTCGCGCCGTCGAGTGGATGCAGGCGCCTCGGGTCCACACCGGACGGCTGTACGTCGCGATCCGCCGTGGTACCGAACGGATCCGCAACGAACACCCGCCCTACTGGATCGACACCGAGCAAGGCCGGTTCACCGCAACGGTCACCAACGGCTGGCTCAGCATCGGCCGAGCCCGCATCGACGACCTCACCCGGATGCTGCACACCATCGAAGCCGGCCTGCGCGCCTGA
- a CDS encoding trans-sulfuration enzyme family protein gives MDDWTPRTRAIAAGRPHGPGEPLNTPIVATSTYEAGGDSVYARSDGTDTWAAFEEVVGSLEGGYATAYGSGVATLSAVLDSLPVGSTVAVPTFSYAVTRGALQHAQQLGRLTVTELEPTDTQAWLDCDADLLWLESPTNPTLDVMEIETIARGTRGRVVVDNTFATPLRQQPLSLGADIVVHSATKLIGGHSDLLLGVAVARDEAAGRDLRAARTRLGSTPGALEAWLALRGLRTLPVRLAEQTRTAELLASRLSEHLQITKVRYPGFGMMVAFELPDADAADRVCAAVRLIRPATSLGGVESLIERRAWLPGEDRVPPGLIRFSVGLEDPEDLWQDLLTALG, from the coding sequence ATGGACGACTGGACTCCGCGTACACGGGCGATTGCGGCGGGACGGCCGCACGGTCCCGGTGAGCCGCTCAACACGCCGATCGTGGCCACAAGCACGTACGAAGCTGGCGGGGACTCGGTGTACGCGCGCTCGGACGGGACGGATACCTGGGCTGCGTTCGAAGAAGTCGTCGGGTCGCTCGAAGGCGGCTACGCGACGGCGTACGGCTCGGGCGTTGCGACGTTGTCCGCTGTCCTGGACTCGTTGCCGGTCGGGTCCACAGTCGCGGTGCCGACGTTCAGCTACGCCGTCACGCGTGGCGCGCTTCAGCACGCGCAGCAGCTTGGGCGGCTGACCGTCACTGAGCTGGAGCCCACGGACACCCAGGCGTGGCTTGACTGTGACGCCGACCTTCTCTGGCTTGAGTCACCGACCAACCCGACGCTCGACGTGATGGAGATTGAGACCATTGCGCGGGGTACGCGAGGCCGCGTCGTCGTCGACAACACCTTCGCGACGCCGTTGCGCCAGCAGCCGTTGTCACTGGGTGCGGACATCGTGGTGCACAGCGCGACGAAGCTGATCGGTGGACACAGCGATCTTCTACTCGGCGTCGCAGTCGCGCGCGACGAGGCAGCGGGGCGTGACCTGCGCGCGGCGCGTACGCGGCTCGGTTCCACTCCTGGCGCACTCGAAGCGTGGCTCGCGTTGCGCGGGTTGCGTACGTTGCCGGTGCGATTGGCAGAACAAACGCGCACCGCGGAGCTGCTGGCTTCGCGATTGTCGGAACACCTGCAGATAACGAAGGTTCGTTACCCCGGTTTCGGGATGATGGTGGCATTCGAGTTGCCGGATGCGGACGCTGCGGACCGGGTGTGCGCGGCAGTGCGGCTGATTCGCCCGGCGACCAGCCTCGGCGGGGTGGAAAGCCTGATCGAGCGGCGTGCCTGGCTGCCGGGCGAGGACCGGGTGCCGCCGGGGCTCATCCGGTTCTCGGTCGGGCTGGAGGATCCCGAGGACCTTTGGCAGGATTTGCTGACCGCGCTGGGCTGA